A genomic region of Haliaeetus albicilla chromosome 8, bHalAlb1.1, whole genome shotgun sequence contains the following coding sequences:
- the DMRTA2 gene encoding doublesex- and mab-3-related transcription factor A2, translating into MELRSELPSVPAAPPPVPPSSVAAAAAAAAATLPVSVAGSLLRAPPLLLRAAEKYPRTPKCARCRNHGVVSALKGHKRYCRWKDCMCAKCTLIAERQRVMAAQVALRRQQAQEENEARELQLLYGTAEGLALAAANGIIPPRPAYEVFGSVCAGGGGEGGAGASESKMQKFELFPKTLLPSRAVTPQQAGGKPLSPDGESVPGTSSPEARHGSGSENGDGESFLSSPVSKGPKEGEESPGSISPLGSDSGSEADKDEQDPSPSAGGRQRTPIDILTRVFPAHKRSVLELVLQGCGGDVVQAIEQILNNRGPEKGPEEGWARDGALQGLPPTPAAAAHHRPLIAGAMAPAIGTLGSRSAFSPLQPNATHFGAEAGAYPLGTHLGLNPLRLAYSAHSRGLAFMTPYSTAGLMPTLGFRPPVDYAFSDLMRDRSAVHKEQVYSGGLYGPMVNNTPEKQ; encoded by the exons ATGGAGCTGCGGTCGGAGCTGCCCAGCGtgcccgccgctccccccccggTACCCCCCAGCTCGgtggcggcggcagcggcggcggcggcggccacgCTGCCGGTAAGCGTAGCCGGGAGCTTGCTGCGGGCtccgccgctgctgctgcgggCGGCCGAGAAGTACCCGCGGACGCCCAAGTGCGCCCGTTGCCGCAACCACGGGGTGGTGTCGGCGCTGAAGGGCCACAAGCGGTACTGCCGCTGGAAGGACTGCATGTGCGCCAAGTGCACCCTCATCGCCGAGCGCCAGCGCGTCATGGCGGCCCAGGTGGCGCTGCGCCGCCAGCAGGCGCAGGAGGAGAACGAGGCCCGCGAGCTCCAGCTGCTCTACGGCACCGCCGAGGGGCTGGCCCTGGCGGCCGCCAACGGCATCATCCCGCCCCGGCCCGCGTACGAGGTCTTCGGCTCCGTCtgcgccggcggcggcggcgagggaGGCGCCGGCGCCTCAG AGTCCAAGATGCAGAAGTTCGAGCTGTTCCCCAAGACGCTGCTGCCGAGCCGCGCCGTCACCCCGCAGCAGGCGGGCGGGAAGCCCCTCTCCCCGGACGGCGAGTCCGTGCCCGGCACCTCCTCCCCAGAAGCTCGGCACGGCTCGGGCTCGGAGAACGGGGACGGCGAGTCCTTCCTGAGCTCGCCCGTCTCCAAGGGCCcgaaggagggggaggagagccCGGGCTCCATCAGCCCGCTGGGCTCGGACTCGGGCTCGGAGGCGGACAAGGACGAGCAGGACCCGTCGCCCTCGGCCGGCGGCCGGCAGCGGACTCCCATCGACATCCTGACGCGCGTCTTCCCGGCGCACAAGCGCAGCGTGCtggagctggtgctgcagggctgcGGCGGGGACGTGGTGCAGGCCATCGAGCAGATCCTCAACAACCGCGGCCCGGAGAAGGGCCCCGAGGAGGGCTGGGCTCGGGACGGCGCCCTGCAAGGCCTTCCGCCCacccccgccgctgccgcccaCCACCGGCCCTTGATAGCCGGCGCCATGGCCCCCGCCATCGGCACGCTGGGCAGCCGCTCGGCCTtctcccccctgcagcccaaCGCCACGCACTTCGGGGCCGAGGCCGGCGCCTACCCGCTGGGCACCCACCTGGGACTCAACCCCCTCCGCCTCGCCTACTCGGCGCACAGCCGGGGACTGGCCTTCATGACCCCCTACTCCACGGCCGGGCTGATGCCCACCCTCGGGTTCCGGCCGCCCGTGGACTACGCCTTCAGCGACCTCATGCGGGACCGCTCCGCCGTGCACAAGGAGCAGGTCTACTCCGGCGGGCTCTACGGGCCCATGGTCAACAACACCCCCGAGAAGCAATAG